A single genomic interval of Tsukamurella paurometabola harbors:
- a CDS encoding class I SAM-dependent methyltransferase, with amino-acid sequence MTDQQPAPNPHATADEVEAAFSDTKLAQVLYHDWEAETYDEKWHISFDERCIDYARDRFEAATGGENEKPYGRALELGCGTGFFLLNLMSAGVAETGSVTDLSPGMVKVALRNGEALGHTVDGRVADAETIPYEDNTFDLVVGHAVLHHIPDVEQSLREVLRVLKPGGRFVFAGEPTTIGDFYARWLGRITWGITTNVTKLPFLADWRRPQEELDESSRAAALEAVVDIHTFDPDAMEAMAARAGAVNVAASTDEFTAAFLGWPVRTFEAAVPPAKLGFGWAGFAFGGWKKLSALDEAVMRRVVPRKFFYNLAITGTKPE; translated from the coding sequence ATGACCGACCAGCAGCCGGCCCCCAACCCGCACGCCACGGCGGACGAGGTTGAGGCCGCATTCTCCGACACGAAGCTCGCCCAGGTGCTCTACCACGACTGGGAGGCCGAGACGTACGACGAGAAGTGGCACATCAGCTTCGACGAGCGGTGCATCGACTACGCCCGCGACCGCTTCGAGGCCGCCACCGGCGGGGAGAACGAGAAGCCCTACGGCCGCGCCCTGGAGCTGGGTTGCGGCACCGGCTTCTTCCTGCTCAACCTCATGTCGGCGGGGGTCGCGGAGACCGGCTCGGTCACCGACCTCTCGCCCGGCATGGTGAAGGTCGCGCTGCGCAACGGCGAGGCCCTCGGGCACACCGTCGACGGCCGCGTCGCGGACGCCGAGACCATCCCGTACGAGGACAACACGTTCGACCTGGTCGTCGGCCACGCCGTGCTGCACCACATCCCCGACGTGGAGCAGTCGCTGCGCGAGGTGCTGCGCGTGCTCAAGCCCGGCGGCCGGTTCGTCTTCGCGGGCGAGCCGACCACGATCGGCGACTTCTACGCCCGCTGGCTGGGCCGGATCACGTGGGGCATCACCACCAACGTCACGAAGCTGCCCTTCCTCGCCGACTGGCGCCGCCCGCAGGAGGAGCTCGACGAGTCCTCGCGCGCCGCGGCGCTCGAGGCCGTGGTCGACATCCACACCTTCGACCCCGACGCGATGGAGGCCATGGCCGCCCGCGCCGGCGCCGTCAACGTCGCGGCCAGCACCGACGAGTTCACGGCCGCCTTCCTGGGCTGGCCCGTGCGCACCTTCGAGGCGGCGGTGCCGCCCGCGAAGCTCGGCTTCGGCTGGGCCGGGTTCGCCTTCGGCGGCTGGAAGAAGCTCTCCGCACTCGACGAGGCCGTGATGCGCCGCGTCGTACCGCGCAAGTTCTTCTACAACCTGGCCATCACGGGCACCAAG
- a CDS encoding NUDIX hydrolase, giving the protein MSGDEAARRADAAHRAEGADHRRDLPDVPVRPAATVLLLRTARDGLEVFVQTRASGMEFAPDVTVFPGGGIEPSDGDDLRVTAARETHEECGVRVHPDDLVPLSRWVTPPGRPRRYDTMFYLAALPAGQEATCVTTEAVSAGWHRPQAIIDAWLAGRNKLMAPTYSQLFQLLPFDTVEDVLGWAAEGADLTPVAIVDGMTREERRFPGWAEYAAGSTIY; this is encoded by the coding sequence ATGAGCGGCGACGAGGCCGCCCGCCGCGCCGATGCGGCCCACCGGGCGGAGGGCGCCGACCACCGGCGCGACCTTCCGGACGTCCCCGTCCGGCCCGCGGCCACCGTCCTGCTGCTGCGCACCGCGCGCGACGGGCTGGAGGTCTTCGTGCAGACCCGCGCGAGCGGGATGGAGTTCGCGCCGGACGTGACCGTGTTCCCCGGCGGCGGCATCGAGCCGTCGGACGGCGACGACCTGCGGGTCACCGCGGCACGGGAGACCCACGAGGAGTGCGGCGTGCGCGTGCACCCCGACGACCTCGTGCCGCTCTCGCGCTGGGTGACGCCGCCCGGCCGGCCCCGCCGCTACGACACGATGTTCTACCTGGCCGCGCTGCCCGCAGGGCAGGAGGCGACGTGCGTGACCACGGAGGCCGTGTCGGCGGGCTGGCACCGACCGCAGGCGATCATCGACGCGTGGCTCGCGGGTCGCAACAAGCTCATGGCGCCGACCTACTCCCAGCTGTTCCAGCTGCTGCCCTTCGACACGGTCGAGGACGTGCTGGGGTGGGCCGCCGAGGGGGCGGACCTCACGCCCGTCGCGATCGTCGACGGCATGACGCGCGAGGAGCGACGGTTCCCGGGCTGGGCCGAGTACGCCGCGGGGTCGACGATCTACTGA
- a CDS encoding ABC transporter ATP-binding protein, with product MSDPAAASTAPAPDSADEPDQDLVIDFRGVSLRRDGRTLVGPIDWRVELDERWIVIGPNGAGKTSLMRLASAQDFPSAGAAHILGEVLGKTVVQDLTARIGVCSAALASRVPDDELVTDLVVSAGYAVLGRWRERYDEVDIGRAVDVLESMGAEHLANRRFGTLSEGERKRVLIARALMTDPELMLLDEPAAGLDLGGREELVARLDTLAHDPDAPATVLVTHHVEEVPPGFTHALMLKEGGVVAQGLIGDVLTADVLSETFSQRILLDEVDGRFFARRASRPGRRRLQA from the coding sequence GTGTCCGATCCCGCCGCCGCCTCCACCGCGCCCGCCCCCGACTCCGCCGACGAACCCGACCAGGACCTGGTGATCGACTTCCGCGGGGTGAGCCTGCGGCGCGACGGCCGAACCCTGGTGGGCCCCATCGATTGGCGGGTCGAGCTGGACGAGCGGTGGATCGTCATCGGCCCGAACGGCGCGGGGAAGACGTCGCTGATGCGCCTCGCCTCCGCACAGGACTTCCCCAGTGCCGGCGCCGCCCACATCCTGGGAGAGGTCCTCGGCAAGACCGTGGTGCAGGACCTCACGGCGCGGATCGGCGTCTGCTCCGCCGCACTGGCCTCCCGGGTGCCGGACGACGAGCTGGTGACCGACCTCGTGGTCTCCGCCGGATACGCGGTGCTCGGCCGGTGGCGCGAGCGCTACGACGAGGTGGACATCGGCCGCGCCGTGGACGTGCTGGAGTCCATGGGTGCCGAACACCTGGCGAACCGCCGCTTCGGCACCCTCTCCGAGGGCGAGCGCAAGCGCGTGCTCATCGCCCGTGCCCTCATGACCGACCCCGAACTCATGCTGCTCGACGAGCCCGCCGCGGGGCTCGACCTCGGTGGCCGCGAGGAGCTCGTCGCCCGGCTCGACACCCTCGCGCACGATCCCGACGCGCCGGCGACGGTGCTCGTGACGCACCACGTCGAGGAGGTGCCGCCGGGCTTCACGCACGCCCTGATGCTCAAGGAGGGCGGCGTCGTGGCGCAGGGCCTCATCGGCGACGTGCTCACCGCCGACGTGCTCTCCGAGACCTTCAGCCAGCGCATCCTGCTCGACGAGGTGGACGGCCGGTTCTTCGCCCGACGGGCCTCGCGCCCCGGACGCCGGAGGCTGCAGGCATGA
- a CDS encoding enoyl-CoA hydratase/isomerase family protein produces MTEFVTLETTDEHPGIGTIRLNRPPMNALNSQVQNELLELAAEVNKRDDIKAVVVYGGPKVFAAGADIKEMQAMGYTDMSEAIALLQSGLSAIASITKPTVAAITGYALGGGLEVALGADRRIVGDNAKVGVPEILLGVIPGGGGTQRLARLVGPAKAKDMVFTGRFVGAEEALQIGLVDEVVAPDEVYNAALTWAKQFTGAASQALRAAKQAIDQGLDTDLNTGLAIERHLFAGLFATEDRTIGMTSFIENGPGKAKFVGK; encoded by the coding sequence ATGACTGAATTCGTGACCCTCGAGACCACCGACGAGCACCCCGGCATCGGCACGATCCGCCTGAACCGCCCGCCGATGAACGCGCTCAACTCGCAGGTGCAGAACGAGCTCCTGGAGCTCGCGGCCGAGGTGAACAAGCGCGACGACATCAAGGCCGTCGTGGTCTACGGCGGGCCCAAGGTCTTCGCGGCCGGCGCCGACATCAAGGAGATGCAGGCGATGGGCTACACGGACATGAGCGAAGCCATCGCCCTGCTCCAGAGCGGCCTCTCGGCGATCGCGTCGATCACCAAGCCGACCGTCGCGGCGATCACCGGCTACGCCCTCGGTGGCGGGCTCGAGGTGGCGCTGGGCGCCGACCGCCGCATCGTCGGCGACAACGCCAAGGTGGGGGTCCCCGAGATCCTGCTCGGCGTGATCCCCGGCGGCGGCGGCACGCAGCGCCTCGCACGCCTGGTCGGGCCCGCCAAGGCGAAGGACATGGTGTTCACGGGCCGCTTCGTCGGCGCCGAGGAGGCCCTGCAGATCGGCCTGGTGGACGAGGTCGTCGCGCCCGACGAGGTCTACAACGCCGCACTGACCTGGGCGAAGCAGTTCACCGGTGCCGCCTCGCAGGCGCTGCGCGCCGCCAAGCAGGCCATCGACCAGGGCCTGGACACCGACCTCAACACCGGCCTCGCGATCGAGCGGCACCTGTTCGCCGGGCTCTTCGCCACCGAGGATCGCACCATCGGCATGACGTCGTTCATCGAGAACGGTCCGGGCAAGGCGAAGTTCGTCGGTAAGTAG